From the genome of Oryza glaberrima chromosome 1, OglaRS2, whole genome shotgun sequence:
aataagGAAACCAACTAAATTGTGGGATGGTCCCACAATGGACCAACTCAGCGTAGGATTGTTTGATTACTCAAACCAAACACAACCCATAACAGCACGAGGAAAATGCAATCCAAATCTCAGTGGTACAATAGTCCTATTTATGTCTGTTTCTTAATCTTAATCTCAGTGGTAAAATATGCAGCTTAAGATTAAGAATAAGGATAAAAAGGCTGTCTAACTCCAGAAGATCGGGTAAAAAGTATTCTACCTCTACCATATCAATTTTCGATTGTACTTCCAGAATAGGGATTGAAAGACTGGTTAAATTCAGAATTGATAACAAGTGTGGGCATATCCTGGCTCAATACATTCCCATTTGTGCTTTGCTTATAGATTTCCAAGTTAAAAGTACTAATAACATTTATATCCATATGATGTAAATTCAGCTACATCTATATGATGTGGCCTAGAAGACATATATAATCAGGCCTACTATCCAGGTCACGGTTATGTGATATTTACTTCTCCAttatctgaagttctgaactatTCTCAATGTTCTTTGGCTGTGGGAAATTAGCTTTGCATACAGCAGAGTTGGAACATAAGTTTTGTCACAATTCATAGCAGGAGAATTGTTTGGTGTCATATATCAGTGATTTGAAATCAAGAAAATTTATCAGCCCCTCGTGGATAGTTGACAGATATAATGCAGAATGATTTGCACGTAATCATATTAAAATGCTCTGCTTAGCTTAAGAGAGGTCCTCATTTGCTCAAATCACTTAAAAACACCATAAGGCAGATATCTTAAATGGCATAAAATAACTTACATAAATCTAACGTGAGAGATTACTCAGACAAAACAAGAGACATAGTGATttaaaatatcacaaaaaaattgCACACGACATAGTGATTTTGCTAGCAATTATAGTGATGAATgctaacaggaaaaaaaaaaggctgatTACGCAGATGGAGAACATACATGTCTAAACATACAACCAGCAAACCACAAGCACATAGTAAACAAGGTTCAACATGTTAAAAATCCATACCTCATCAGGAACCCGGAGATACTTGATGGTGTTCCCACGGATGTAACATTCTGGCATCCTCCAAAACTTATCACCATCCTGCAATCACAACCATAAACAATGAGGAAACAGCATTCATCACAAACTAAACGATCAAATTAATTGGAACCAAATGACCCAAAAGAAAACACATAATTCAAACTATAAGTCCCTACTATCTGTCTATCTCCACGTCAAATTCCAAAAAATATGAAGTCTACTTTAACAAATGGCAACTCCCTATTTTCCCCAAATCCAAACAATGCCACTAATCTTTTGTCTCCACTAAAATCTACAAGCGAAGTGGGTCGGGATGCGAGATTTCACCTTTGAGGTGCAAATAACCTCCCGAAGGTGGATGTTCATCCACGTGTCGCAGTTCACCAAGTGCCCGTTGTACGTCTCGCCGTTCTTGAGCTCCACGAGCTACAAAAACGAAATCACAGTAAAGTTTCAAACCCTAGCCGATtagaaaccaaaccaaaaaaacaaacacgAAGCGGCGGATCTTCTTACCATGGGATGCCCCTGGGCGGTCTTGAGGAGCGAGAGCGGAAGCTGCAACCACAGCACAAACACAAACACGGAATCAGACACGGCCGCATCAATTTGGGGATCGAGAGGGTACAGATTgagaaagatagagagagagagagagggagacgaaCCATCTTGCCCTAGATCCGTAAACCGGGATGCCGGCGGGGAAGGATGAGCAGATCGTCGCCGGCgcggggaggaaggaggcgcggcggcggcggaggcggcgagaggAGCGGGGGTCAAAACCCTAGTCGCCGCCGCGGGCTTGTTGGGtggggaggcgaggcgagagggGGAAGAGCTCGCGAGCAACGAAGAAAAACAAGAGAGGGTCCCGGACCGAAAGAGTTGTGTACACGTGTCCTAAATAAAAGTTCAAGTTGTTATAAACCGCCTATATACGAGTAGCAAATCTAgctattttataattataatataattttactgtaactatataatataactttcaaatctaactactGTATAATTGTAATACAATTTTactgtaattataatataacttgtatataagtatttaaataatatatgtaactttatatctaatttatatagAGATTGCAATATAGTTACAGTGCAGTTACAATGTACTCTATATAGAGATTACaatatagttacagtgtaacaACATTGTAGTTACACTACAACTTACTATagatatatttgaaaaaaaatttcccaAAATACTTGCGATGGTTTTTTAGCAATTCCGATATGGGTAAACGACTATTTTATCCTTTTCGAAATTAGGCATATATGGTGTATTGCCTGTAGGAGAAAAACTAAAGTCCCTCATAATCATTTTTTAAGggaattgtaaaaaaaatactagtactgaatttccaaaattttattTGTACAGAGAAAATAATTGTTATCAAGTAATTCGACTAGTCACGATTTTAGTGCTAGATTAGTTGTAAAGTCGGTCAAGCTAATCGACTAGAGAGCCACGACTCGTCCAAACAGCAAGTCGTGGTTCATCGTAAAAAGTCAGTCACGAATCATTAATTCGCCATGCTAATTGGCTTATTGTGTTTAATACTTTggttttatttcttgttgatttatTGTCGTGCTACTATATATCATAATTTATACTTTATAAAATGTTTATTATAGTATAATATTAGTAAAGACTATATATCGCATCCCTGTTTTTGCATGAGAAAGTTGTCAGCTAGTGATGGACTAGTCGACAAATTGGACCAGGGATACCTCGACTTGATTTTACGAGTTGGAAGCCATGGAGATTAAGGTTAAAGAGAAAAAATTTTGATGTCCAATATCAAGGCCTAGTTTGAATCTTCAATTTGGTTTAGCTTTTCGGAGGCACTCCAAACAGGTAAGCcaatatcatatatttaattaagtattaattactgtaaattttaaacttaaacttatttgatttaaaataacttctatataataagtttttgcaaaagaaaacatttaacaatttttaaaaaaacgtgtTAAAAAAACGAGAAAGTTGCATTTTAGAGTTGAAGAAACGAATGCAGCCTAAATAAGATATGGTTAGGGGTGAGAAGGTGGTTAGGGAAGAGATGGAAAGAAATTTTAATGGAAAACAATTAAAATAAGTAGTACTTTATACTTATAGTGCTAGGggtgtttatattttagtacaaaCTACAAATGTTGGTGGTTCTTATATTTCGAAACAAAGAAATAGttcaaaatatatcatttcggtttatcaaaattataaaagttgattctcttgatcataaatatttgacgtttgtTATAAGATTTTGTTGATCATCACATAAAGACAGGAGTCAAATTTTTGTGCTTCGTCTCCTTCTCCCCCTTCAACATCAGCAAATAAATGTCTAGGTGATATCACACTACTTTATACTACATGTCATGGGTTGTTGACACTGCATTCTGACCACCAAAGCCCATTCAAAAATCCCCTTTGATTCAGAATGGTCCTTTGGGTTCAGGTGTGAGCCAACTCAAAAGGTAGCACAATCTTGATGCCGCATACGTGTGAACCAATTCAAACAGAGGCACAACACAATCTTAGCATTGTACTCGTTGGGACAATCAAGAAATTGGACTAGCCGAAATTCATATAGCTGGCCATTGATTGTGCAAATAGTGAAAAATGCTGCATGGCGGTTGTAACTTTTACTGTGTGATCCACTCACTAAACTATCAGAAGTGAGAACAGATGGAAAGAAAGTAATGACGCCAAGTTAAGTAGTAAACTGCAAACCGTGTAACAtttgatatgacttaattacaAAATCAAAACAACAGTACTCCAGTtaggactctttttttttaaaaaaaaaacatattcataTTTTTCAAGGGACCATTTTGTACAGTGTGTGGTCCTAGCTTCAAAGACTTTACCTATCCTCTCTTAAAAAGGGGAACTAATCATGTCCCCTTTCCTTGGTGCAAAAAGTTCCTAGGTACATTGACTACACACAAAGATGAAAAATGACAGCCCAACCACAGTTTGGTGGCATTACCAAATGACTATTTTACTAATTGAACATAACATGTGTTGTTATAGGTAGCTAAAGACCATTTCCATTAACCCACCTTGAATTGATCCTCTCAAACATGGGTCATTTTCACCAAATATGCAATCTTTTATTTTTGGGCccaaaaatgttcttttttttttccaaagtaATACTGATTAAAGACTGTCCACCATATAGTGCCTGATCTGAcccaaataaaatgaaataaaataaaatcaactcGGAAATGACAGCTCAACTCGATAGACGCCGATGTTTCTTTTCTTACAAGCTGGAGTAGCTTGTATGCATGAATTTGGCCTAGATCATAGCTAGTACTAAATTCTTTTCCACAACCTaattaatcaaacaaaaaaaatttccctTAAAATTAATGATCATCTGCCTCCGCCCACAGAAACTATATTCAAGCTAAAAATCTATCAAACATATCTGCTTAACTTAATTGGaatattcaaacaaaaatcattAATCATGCAGATAAGCAGATAAAgcagataaataaaaaaactgaagCAAAATTGCAAACGCCAGTTAATTTGCATGCATATAGATACAGAAAAACATAATCTTGATCACTTTAATTTCACCCAAGCAGCATAGCAAACAACACCATCCATCCATTAGGACCATTACACATCTaatcaatcaagcatatgagaGAGGCATGCAAGGATGCCAAGGACAACACCGAGATCTTGACAGCTATAGCATATAAGCTCAGCTATGATCAAGGACACAGTACTGTGCGTGTGTTTCTTGCTGCAAATTACATGGCATTGGATTTAATTTCATTAATTAGCTAGCTCggtcgatggatcgatcgatcatcccCTGCACTGGGTGATAGCGGAGCAGCCGCGGGAGTAAGGGTTGGCCTCGGCGCCGGGCTGGCAGTTGTAGTAGGACGCGCCGCGCTGCGAGCACGGCACGCTGTCCCGCCGCAGCGCGTCGTACCCGATGTACCCCGACCCGCCCTGCAGCacccgccgcttgccgccgcccatcgccgccgccgccagctcatCCTCCCCCTCACCGTCGACGCCGAAGTACTCCATGCACTCCCCCACCGTGCCACGGCACGTCCTCCCTCCCCGCCTCAtcaccaccgccgcgcgccccaccacgccgccctccaccagcatcgccgccgccgacgccgacgccgcggcgaggaggaacgcgAGCAACACTACTGCCACCGCCGAGgagagcctcgccgccgccgccgccgccatgtcgatGATCtcgtcgaggaagaagaaaggtgGAGATTGGTGTgagagatgaggaggaggtgggggttTATATCAAtggcgggagagggaggaggacgaggcagTAGGTGGCGCGCGAGGCGAtggcgcgtcggcgtcggtgagGTGACGTGGCGTAACAGCGACCGTTGGTTGGTCTGGATCGAGATCAAGATCAAGATcaaggtctctctctctctcttgccgTCGATGATCTTTTGCGGTCGTAAGCGAATACTAATGATTGAGCGAGGTAGCAGCAGTATTATTCTTCACTCATTGGGAGTGTGACATCAGATGATGGGGGTTTCTCTGTGCCAACTAAATATTTTCGTCTCCTAACTAACTCCTATTGTGTTAAGGAAATTTATTTTGTAGAAGAAATCAAAGgctaaatttaatatatagGGCTGGTTATAAGGTGATTTCCATGCAATGCATATGGCACCTTGTGTGCATATGCCggcaagaaataattttaaaataaaaatagcaaTCCACCAAATAAATGTAGTTAATGTCATTTCTCTATTTTATCAGTAAGCCACGCTACTTTGCTTATAAACCCTTGATGAATAATTTATATATggcctctctcttctttctctcccgTTTCATCACAAAGAAatatcacctcaattatttCTTACCTTCCGAGTTCAGATGGATGGTTAATGCTTTGTTCGGATTATATATCTCACTTCTCTCCAAACTGCATCTTCTCATTTGTTATGGTATTTTTGAACTATTGATCAATGGTGCATACACAAATCAAGAAGTCGTTTAGCTACAAAGCAATCCATCTAGCTTGTAACTAATTTCTACCATTGTCACATAATCCTACAGAAATGCCAAAGGTTTCATCTCGTGTAACATGATAGGCACATGCTCTTCAATATTGCACTacagtttt
Proteins encoded in this window:
- the LOC127764269 gene encoding probable U6 snRNA-associated Sm-like protein LSm4 yields the protein MLPLSLLKTAQGHPMLVELKNGETYNGHLVNCDTWMNIHLREVICTSKDGDKFWRMPECYIRGNTIKYLRVPDEVIDKVQEETSKSRSDRRPPGVGRGRGRGDIGAKPGGRGIGRGQDDGGSKGGGGRGRGGIGGKGGIKGGGRGRG
- the LOC127769170 gene encoding rapid alkalinization factor-like, which gives rise to MAAAAAARLSSAVAVVLLAFLLAAASASAAAMLVEGGVVGRAAVVMRRGGRTCRGTVGECMEYFGVDGEGEDELAAAAMGGGKRRVLQGGSGYIGYDALRRDSVPCSQRGASYYNCQPGAEANPYSRGCSAITQCRG